In Sphingomonas sp. PAMC26645, one DNA window encodes the following:
- the queF gene encoding preQ(1) synthase, which translates to MTAPQNPLHLGQNSALPASPEEAVLDYVPNPRPGRTYLVRFAAPEFTSLCPVTGQPDFAHIVIDYVPGEAIVESKSLKLFLSSFRNHAGFHEDCTVGIGERLFEEMKPVWLRIGGYWYPRGGIPIDVFWQSSAPPQDLWLPDQGVASYRGRG; encoded by the coding sequence ATGACCGCTCCCCAGAACCCATTGCATCTCGGCCAGAACAGCGCCCTCCCCGCCTCTCCAGAAGAGGCCGTGCTCGATTATGTTCCGAACCCGCGACCGGGTCGCACGTATCTCGTGCGGTTCGCGGCGCCCGAGTTCACGTCGCTGTGCCCCGTCACCGGCCAGCCCGACTTCGCGCACATCGTGATCGACTACGTCCCCGGCGAGGCGATCGTTGAATCCAAGTCGCTGAAACTCTTCCTGAGCAGCTTCCGCAACCATGCCGGGTTCCACGAGGATTGCACCGTCGGCATCGGCGAGCGCCTGTTCGAGGAGATGAAACCGGTGTGGCTGCGCATCGGCGGCTACTGGTATCCGCGCGGCGGAATCCCGATCGACGTGTTCTGGCAATCGAGTGCACCGCCGCAAGATCTGTGGCTGCCGGACCAGGGAGTCGCCTCCTATCGCGGTCGCGGATGA
- a CDS encoding glycosyltransferase family 4 protein: protein MVKPADGENIARLALIGNFLPRQCGIATFTTDVFTAMRARFPEIAVDVYAMDDHPGKYDYPAEVTGTIPEPDLSAYIDTARKIEASGAQAIWLQHEYGIFGGPAGEHILALLDRTTLPVIVTLHTILEKPNGDERRVLEGLLRRAARVVVMAERGRDILQRVYGANSRQIVMIPHGVPDRDLLDPAVLKDKFGWEGRKVMLTFGLLAPNKGIETVINALPAVIAKHPDLLYVVLGATHPNLVAYEGEKYRDKLKALAAEKGVADNVSFVDAFLEHGELLDYLQASDVYVTPYTNPAQITSGTLSYAIGVGKPVISTPYVHATEILADGHGVLVPFGDVDAFAREIDALMSNDRDRNRLAERAYARGRTMIWPKLAEAMMTEIRAIVAARPFRLAKVPAPLKQLTPDFAAVERMSDSTGMLQHSIYSIPDRRHGYCIDDNCRALMLMSAMPGLDDVTRDKWMTIYASFVQYAWNPDTRRFRNFMNFDRTWCEDSGSEDSNGRTLWSLGVTARDAQAAKHRDWATAMFDSTASMALELGSLRAQAFAMLGAAAMLEAKPGHQLSLSILEAFPKVHLDLLAKARRPEWQWFEIVLAYDNTRLPQALIRAGQALGRQDLIDCGLATLDWIVAKQTSPEGRFRAVGSESFNRPYAEPLQFDQQPLEAQATVDACAAAYDATGDVRWRDEALRAYGWFLGVNDLDLPLASVADGGCYDGLMPTGLNRNQGAESILALQLASCAISGVSKAAQSVAGAARVVA, encoded by the coding sequence ATGGTGAAACCGGCGGACGGTGAGAATATCGCGCGACTGGCGCTGATCGGTAATTTCCTGCCGAGACAGTGTGGCATCGCCACCTTCACGACCGACGTTTTCACGGCCATGCGCGCGCGCTTCCCCGAGATCGCCGTCGACGTCTATGCGATGGACGATCACCCCGGCAAATACGACTACCCGGCCGAAGTCACCGGCACGATCCCCGAGCCCGATCTGTCGGCCTATATCGACACCGCGCGGAAGATCGAGGCGAGCGGCGCGCAGGCGATCTGGCTCCAGCACGAATACGGCATCTTCGGCGGCCCCGCCGGCGAGCACATCCTCGCACTGCTCGATCGCACGACGCTGCCGGTCATCGTCACGCTGCACACGATCCTTGAAAAGCCCAATGGCGACGAGCGCCGCGTGCTCGAAGGGCTGCTGCGTCGTGCTGCCCGCGTGGTTGTCATGGCCGAGCGTGGCCGCGACATCCTCCAGCGCGTCTACGGTGCCAACTCGCGCCAGATCGTCATGATCCCGCACGGCGTGCCCGATCGCGACCTGCTCGATCCCGCCGTGCTGAAGGACAAGTTCGGCTGGGAAGGGCGGAAAGTCATGCTGACGTTCGGCCTGCTCGCTCCCAACAAGGGGATCGAGACGGTCATCAACGCGCTCCCCGCGGTGATCGCGAAGCATCCCGACCTGCTGTACGTCGTGCTCGGCGCGACCCACCCGAACCTCGTCGCGTACGAGGGCGAGAAGTACCGCGACAAGCTGAAGGCGCTCGCCGCCGAGAAGGGCGTTGCCGACAACGTCTCGTTCGTCGATGCCTTCCTCGAGCATGGCGAACTGCTCGATTATCTGCAGGCGTCGGACGTCTATGTGACGCCCTATACCAACCCCGCGCAGATCACGTCGGGCACGCTCAGCTACGCGATCGGGGTCGGCAAGCCCGTCATCTCGACGCCGTACGTGCACGCGACCGAGATCCTCGCGGATGGCCACGGCGTGCTCGTCCCGTTCGGCGACGTCGATGCGTTCGCGCGCGAGATCGACGCGCTGATGTCGAACGACCGCGATCGCAATCGTCTGGCCGAGCGTGCCTATGCGCGCGGCCGCACGATGATCTGGCCGAAGCTTGCCGAGGCGATGATGACGGAGATCCGTGCGATCGTGGCGGCGCGCCCTTTTCGCCTCGCCAAGGTGCCAGCCCCGCTGAAGCAGCTGACGCCTGATTTCGCCGCGGTCGAGCGGATGAGCGATTCGACCGGGATGCTCCAGCATTCGATCTACTCGATCCCTGATCGTCGCCACGGCTACTGCATCGACGACAATTGCCGCGCGCTGATGCTGATGAGCGCGATGCCGGGTCTCGACGACGTGACGCGCGACAAGTGGATGACGATCTACGCGTCGTTCGTGCAGTATGCCTGGAACCCGGACACGCGCCGCTTCCGCAACTTCATGAACTTCGACCGCACCTGGTGCGAGGATTCGGGGTCGGAAGATTCGAACGGCCGCACGCTCTGGTCGCTCGGCGTTACCGCACGCGATGCGCAGGCCGCCAAGCACCGCGACTGGGCGACGGCGATGTTCGATTCGACCGCATCGATGGCGCTCGAACTCGGCTCCTTGCGTGCGCAGGCGTTCGCGATGCTCGGCGCGGCGGCAATGCTGGAGGCCAAGCCCGGTCACCAGCTGTCGCTGTCGATCCTCGAAGCCTTCCCCAAGGTCCATCTCGACCTGCTTGCGAAAGCGCGCCGTCCGGAATGGCAGTGGTTCGAGATCGTCCTCGCCTACGACAATACGCGCCTCCCGCAGGCGCTGATCCGCGCAGGCCAGGCGCTGGGGCGTCAGGACCTGATCGATTGTGGCCTCGCCACGCTCGACTGGATCGTCGCCAAGCAAACCTCGCCGGAGGGTCGTTTCCGCGCGGTCGGGTCGGAGAGCTTCAACCGGCCTTATGCGGAACCGTTGCAGTTCGACCAGCAGCCGCTGGAGGCGCAAGCCACGGTCGACGCATGCGCCGCAGCGTACGACGCGACCGGCGATGTGCGCTGGCGTGACGAGGCGTTACGCGCGTACGGCTGGTTCCTCGGCGTTAACGACCTCGACCTGCCGTTGGCCAGTGTCGCGGATGGCGGTTGCTATGACGGTTTGATGCCGACCGGGCTTAACCGAAACCAAGGCGCCGAGTCGATTTTGGCGCTCCAACTCGCAAGTTGTGCCATTTCAGGGGTATCAAAGGCAGCGCAAAGCGTGGCAGGAGCGGCGCGCGTCGTCGCCTAG
- a CDS encoding glycoside hydrolase family 130 protein, with the protein MDLFNHQLRLHADPSRVVVRPFHIAWGGHGGAPSRTERLVGEVLEMSPAQARAQLEVVLKDFEARHWQTRRVFMTRYDQIEDMLGLNGAEIGDEKRQLIGAYFCHEYSYAAAALMNPSAVPHFDQSGMPPGSMRILMSLRAVGEGHISSVAFREGIITCENQMKLAPEPPFATATDAVGSGEDEMPIGPVTVYRHRDSTLSGTVIFPITQAQSKGLEDLRIVRFQHEDGDYEWIGTYTAYNGSVIQSELMRTRDFRAFDLVPMTGPAARNKGMALFPRKVNGQYMMIGRQDGENLFLLKSDTLTDWDDGEKILTPEYPWELVQIGNCGPPIELDEGWLLLTHGVGAMRKYSIGAVLLDKDDPSKVIGRTSQPILAAKDQDREGYVPNVVYSCGALKHGDTIFMPYGIADSSVGFAFVPIKDMLAAMM; encoded by the coding sequence ATGGATCTGTTCAACCACCAGCTGCGGCTGCACGCGGACCCTTCGCGTGTCGTCGTGCGGCCGTTCCATATCGCCTGGGGCGGTCATGGCGGCGCACCGAGCCGCACCGAACGGCTCGTCGGCGAAGTGCTGGAAATGTCGCCAGCACAGGCGCGCGCGCAGCTCGAGGTCGTGCTGAAGGATTTCGAGGCACGCCACTGGCAGACGCGGCGCGTGTTCATGACGCGCTACGACCAGATCGAGGATATGCTCGGGCTGAACGGCGCAGAGATCGGTGACGAGAAGCGCCAGTTGATCGGCGCGTATTTCTGCCACGAATACAGCTATGCCGCCGCCGCGCTGATGAACCCCAGCGCGGTGCCGCATTTCGACCAGTCGGGCATGCCGCCGGGCTCGATGCGGATTCTGATGAGCCTGCGCGCGGTCGGCGAGGGTCACATCTCCTCCGTAGCGTTCCGCGAGGGCATCATCACCTGCGAAAACCAGATGAAGCTCGCGCCCGAACCCCCGTTCGCGACCGCGACCGATGCGGTCGGCAGCGGCGAGGACGAGATGCCGATCGGCCCCGTCACCGTCTATCGCCACCGCGACAGCACGCTGAGCGGCACGGTGATCTTCCCGATCACGCAGGCGCAGTCGAAGGGCCTCGAGGATCTCCGCATCGTCCGCTTCCAGCACGAGGACGGCGACTACGAGTGGATCGGCACCTACACCGCCTACAACGGCTCGGTGATCCAGTCCGAGCTGATGCGCACGCGCGATTTCCGCGCGTTCGACCTCGTGCCGATGACCGGCCCCGCCGCGCGCAACAAAGGCATGGCGCTGTTTCCGCGGAAGGTGAACGGCCAGTACATGATGATCGGCCGGCAGGACGGCGAGAATTTGTTCCTGCTCAAGTCGGACACGCTGACCGACTGGGACGACGGCGAGAAGATCCTGACGCCCGAATATCCGTGGGAGCTGGTGCAGATCGGCAATTGCGGTCCGCCGATCGAACTCGACGAGGGCTGGCTGCTGCTGACGCACGGCGTCGGCGCGATGCGGAAGTATTCGATCGGCGCGGTGCTGCTCGACAAGGACGACCCGTCGAAGGTGATCGGCCGGACGAGCCAGCCGATCCTCGCCGCGAAGGACCAGGACCGCGAGGGGTATGTGCCCAACGTCGTCTATAGCTGCGGTGCGCTGAAGCATGGCGATACGATCTTCATGCCGTACGGGATCGCGGACAGCTCGGTGGGCTTCGCGTTCGTGCCGATCAAGGACATGCTTGCTGCGATGATGTGA
- a CDS encoding oligopeptide transporter, OPT family, producing MTDATRGVTDTGPETSMRELTFRGIVLGGIITLLFTAANVYLGLKIGLTFATSIPAAVISMAVLRLFKDSTILENNIVQTIASAAGTLAAIIFVLPGLVMIGWWQGFPFFTTAAITMFGGVLGVLFSVPLRRALVVDTVLPYPEGRAAAEVLKVGAGSREGGEESARGLGIIVANAVVSAGFAILTQTKLAAAEAATWFRVGAGATGISGGLSFALLGAGHLVGISVGMAMFAGVVIGWWILLPILTSGGSVTGTAEVIANTVFRSDVRFFGAGVIGVAAIWTLLKIAGPVVGGVRSALAASAAKRGGEVLALEERDIPIGIVGIGSLAMLVPIGILLWTVLQGGPLEASAIGLIAGSLVFILVIGLVIAAVCGYMAGLIGASNSPVSGIGILAILAASILLVSWFGRAVEPGTTQALVAYGLIVTGIVFGIATISNDNLQDLKTGQLVGATPWKQQVALLIGVVFGSIVVPPVLNLLGSTLGFAGAPGAGPNALAAPQAALISALAKGVLGGNLNWAMIGYGALTGVLVIAVDELLGKAGKLRLPPLGVGLGVYLPMSVTLPVTIGAVVGFAYDRWADRARDPELAKRMGVLTATGMIVGESLWGVGFAGIVYLTNKETPLALVGDGFASVALLGGTLLFAVLTWVMYRRTIAASR from the coding sequence ATGACCGACGCGACGCGGGGCGTAACCGACACGGGCCCCGAGACCAGCATGCGCGAACTGACGTTTCGCGGGATCGTGCTCGGCGGGATCATCACGCTGCTGTTCACCGCGGCCAACGTGTATCTCGGGCTCAAGATCGGGCTGACATTCGCGACGTCGATCCCGGCCGCGGTGATCTCGATGGCGGTGCTGCGGCTGTTCAAGGATTCGACGATCCTCGAGAACAACATCGTCCAGACGATCGCGTCCGCCGCAGGCACGCTCGCGGCGATCATCTTCGTGCTGCCGGGCCTTGTGATGATTGGCTGGTGGCAGGGCTTTCCGTTCTTCACCACCGCGGCAATCACGATGTTCGGCGGCGTGCTCGGCGTGCTGTTCTCGGTGCCGCTGCGCCGTGCGCTCGTCGTCGACACGGTGCTGCCGTATCCGGAAGGCCGCGCGGCCGCCGAGGTGCTGAAGGTCGGCGCGGGCAGTCGCGAGGGCGGCGAGGAGAGCGCGCGCGGGCTCGGCATCATCGTCGCCAATGCGGTCGTCTCGGCCGGGTTCGCGATCCTGACGCAGACCAAGCTCGCCGCTGCCGAAGCCGCGACGTGGTTCCGCGTCGGCGCGGGCGCGACCGGGATCTCGGGCGGGCTGTCGTTCGCGTTGCTCGGCGCGGGGCATCTAGTCGGGATTTCGGTCGGCATGGCGATGTTCGCGGGCGTGGTGATCGGCTGGTGGATATTGCTGCCGATCCTGACCTCGGGCGGCAGCGTCACCGGGACCGCGGAAGTGATCGCCAACACCGTGTTCCGCTCGGACGTGCGCTTCTTCGGCGCAGGCGTGATCGGCGTCGCGGCGATCTGGACATTGTTGAAGATCGCCGGGCCGGTGGTCGGCGGCGTCCGCTCGGCGCTGGCGGCGTCGGCGGCCAAGCGCGGCGGGGAAGTGCTGGCGCTGGAGGAGCGCGACATTCCGATCGGGATCGTCGGGATCGGTTCGCTGGCGATGCTGGTGCCGATCGGCATCCTGCTCTGGACCGTATTGCAGGGCGGGCCGCTGGAGGCGTCGGCGATCGGGTTGATCGCGGGCAGCCTGGTGTTCATCCTCGTCATCGGTCTCGTGATCGCGGCGGTGTGCGGGTACATGGCGGGGCTGATCGGCGCGTCGAATTCGCCGGTGTCGGGAATCGGCATCCTCGCCATCCTGGCTGCGTCGATCCTGCTGGTGTCTTGGTTCGGCCGTGCGGTCGAGCCGGGAACGACGCAGGCGCTGGTCGCGTACGGGCTGATCGTGACGGGCATCGTGTTCGGGATCGCGACGATCTCGAACGACAATCTTCAGGATCTGAAGACGGGCCAACTGGTCGGCGCGACGCCGTGGAAGCAGCAGGTCGCGTTGCTGATCGGCGTGGTGTTCGGCTCGATCGTCGTGCCGCCTGTGCTGAACTTGCTCGGGAGTACGCTCGGGTTTGCGGGGGCGCCGGGGGCAGGGCCGAATGCGCTGGCGGCGCCTCAGGCGGCGTTGATCTCGGCGCTGGCGAAGGGTGTGCTGGGGGGCAATCTCAACTGGGCGATGATCGGATATGGGGCGCTTACCGGCGTTTTGGTGATCGCGGTCGATGAGTTGCTCGGCAAGGCGGGGAAGCTGCGGTTGCCGCCTCTGGGGGTCGGGCTCGGTGTGTATTTGCCGATGTCGGTGACGTTGCCGGTCACGATCGGGGCGGTCGTGGGGTTTGCTTACGATCGTTGGGCGGATCGGGCTCGGGATCCCGAACTGGCGAAGCGGATGGGTGTGCTGACCGCGACCGGGATGATCGTCGGGGAGTCGCTGTGGGGCGTCGGCTTTGCGGGGATCGTGTATCTGACCAACAAGGAGACGCCGTTGGCGCTCGTTGGGGACGGGTTTGCGAGCGTGGCGCTGCTTGGCGGGACGCTGCTGTTCGCGGTGCTGACGTGGGTGATGTACCGGCGGACTATTGCGGCTTCGCGCTAG
- a CDS encoding N-acetylmuramoyl-L-alanine amidase, producing the protein MGFRWTGGRAARQGRGVLTVIALIAGWLASVPAWAATVQSVAIRDGRIVIRFDEAVGDAASRVLTGPRQIAVDVSGATPGREVLGRGLVTGVTQMRSGRSGMRMVFDLAEPAIVTDGGFDSDGRELTLALRTVDYDQFAEAGIAGPLNFFPFNFGAASRPKYKVSVPVPPKARGMKLPRVQGDDTRPLVVIDAGHGGVDPGAIGPNGLREKDVTLKVAKAIRDELLASGRVRVALTRNDDRYLILRERYGVARRLKGDLFISIHCDSTGSENATGATAYTLSEVASDKEAARLAARENKADVISGVNLGEAPADVSSILIDLTQRETMNASATFARLLGREAKPLMPLKANFHRMASLMVLKAPDMPSILFETGYISNPQDAAFLDSEEGRHRIAESVTRAVEVHFARRMAAR; encoded by the coding sequence ATGGGTTTTCGCTGGACCGGCGGCAGGGCCGCACGGCAAGGACGCGGGGTGTTGACGGTCATCGCCCTCATCGCCGGCTGGCTGGCGAGCGTCCCCGCCTGGGCGGCAACCGTGCAGAGCGTCGCGATCAGGGACGGGCGGATCGTCATCCGCTTTGACGAGGCAGTCGGCGATGCCGCCAGCCGCGTGCTGACCGGCCCGCGCCAGATCGCGGTCGACGTGTCGGGCGCTACGCCGGGTCGGGAGGTGTTGGGGCGCGGTCTGGTGACTGGTGTCACGCAGATGCGCAGCGGGCGATCGGGGATGCGGATGGTGTTCGATCTGGCCGAGCCGGCGATCGTCACCGACGGCGGGTTCGATTCCGACGGGCGCGAGCTGACGCTGGCGTTGCGCACGGTCGATTACGACCAGTTCGCGGAAGCCGGGATCGCCGGGCCGCTGAACTTCTTCCCATTCAATTTCGGCGCGGCGTCGCGGCCGAAGTACAAGGTGTCGGTACCGGTGCCGCCCAAGGCGCGGGGCATGAAACTGCCACGCGTGCAGGGCGACGATACGCGACCGCTCGTGGTGATCGACGCGGGGCATGGCGGTGTCGATCCGGGCGCGATCGGGCCGAATGGGCTGCGCGAGAAGGACGTGACGCTGAAGGTCGCCAAGGCGATCCGCGACGAGTTGCTCGCGTCTGGGCGCGTCCGCGTGGCGCTGACGCGGAACGACGACCGCTATCTGATTTTGCGCGAGCGGTATGGCGTCGCGCGGCGGCTGAAGGGCGATCTGTTCATCTCGATCCATTGCGACAGCACGGGTTCCGAGAACGCTACCGGGGCGACGGCGTACACGTTGTCTGAGGTTGCGTCGGACAAGGAAGCGGCAAGGCTGGCGGCGCGCGAGAACAAGGCGGACGTGATCTCGGGGGTGAACCTCGGCGAGGCGCCCGCGGACGTGTCGTCGATCCTGATCGACCTGACGCAGCGCGAGACGATGAACGCGTCGGCGACATTCGCGCGGCTGCTGGGGCGTGAGGCGAAACCGTTGATGCCGTTGAAGGCGAACTTCCACCGGATGGCGTCGTTGATGGTCTTGAAGGCGCCGGACATGCCGTCGATCCTGTTCGAGACTGGGTATATCTCGAACCCGCAGGACGCGGCGTTCCTGGACAGTGAAGAGGGGCGGCACCGGATCGCGGAGAGCGTCACGCGGGCGGTCGAGGTGCATTTCGCGCGGCGGATGGCGGCGCGGTAG
- a CDS encoding ribonuclease E/G, protein MLIDARHREETRIAVVKGNRIEEFDFESAERKQLKGNIYLAKVTRVEPSLQAAFIDYGGNRHGFLAFSEIHPDYYQIPKEDRDALLREEAEHAAEEAALRADYDSDDDEGDDEDDIERFEDDGGVDPDVAEELEGGESGEAPRRKRKPSADDAAVEDLRERRMNLRRRYKIQDVIHRRQVLLVQVVKEERGNKGAALTTYLSLAGRYCVLMPNTSHGGGISRKISNAGDRKRLKTIMADMQLPPSMGCIVRTAGLQRSKVEIKRDFDYLARLWDGIREATLKASAPALVYGDSDLIKRAIRDIYNKEIEEVIVEGEDGYRQAREFMRLLMPTHARRIKHYADPVPLFQRAGVEDQLAAMYHPVVQLKSGGYLVINPTEALVSIDINSGRSTREHSIEQTATATNLEAAQEIGRQLRLRDMAGLVVIDFIDMDNNSNVRKVEKAMKEALKNDRARIQIGRISSFGLMEMSRQRLRTGVLEASTRACPHCEGTGLVRTASSSGISALRLIEDEAARGRGSLLTLRASQEAAVYILNRKRADIAEIEDRYGVIVEIIPGQDEEGAHMTVEASGPPPAHAPKFVQIIEEDEDDLPEEIEDEIEEEEVEETEAEQPRRREGGREPREGNGEQRAPRENGRDADGEGGKKRRRRRGRRGRARPGEEGAAEGVNEDGTFEDADTNVEEIDEVEGDIVEVGGGEMVSAGAPSEQANGAEGEGRRRRGRRGRRGGRRNEQGSENGQSVSVSSIDDAQLIAEAPEPEAYEPVESTYAEPPYEPAFEPVVEEAPVVEVAEGPKMRRRPRARAAAAAANIAEAVADAAPKARRGRKPRAVEADAETVAPEPVVPEPIVPEPVAAEPAAPKPGRRRREAVAEATMDEVSATPAETIEASAPKPKRARRKASDAVVEAPAVEEAVVEEAPVKVAKPRGRPRKTPIVEAGDAAPTSEPLAEPIATTPPKAEVQPQDVATPRTDDGANDDPDGAPRRGWWQRTFG, encoded by the coding sequence ATGCTGATCGACGCACGCCACCGGGAAGAGACCCGGATCGCAGTCGTCAAGGGTAACCGGATCGAGGAATTCGATTTCGAGAGTGCCGAACGCAAGCAGCTCAAGGGCAATATCTACCTCGCCAAGGTCACGCGGGTCGAGCCGTCGCTCCAGGCGGCGTTCATCGATTACGGCGGCAATCGCCACGGCTTCCTCGCATTCAGCGAGATCCACCCCGATTACTACCAGATCCCCAAGGAAGATCGCGACGCGCTGCTCCGTGAAGAAGCCGAGCACGCCGCCGAGGAAGCAGCCCTTCGCGCCGACTACGACTCGGACGACGACGAGGGTGACGACGAGGACGACATCGAGCGCTTCGAGGACGATGGCGGGGTAGATCCCGACGTCGCCGAAGAACTCGAGGGCGGCGAATCCGGCGAAGCCCCCCGTCGCAAGCGCAAGCCGAGCGCCGACGATGCCGCGGTCGAGGACCTGCGCGAGCGTCGCATGAACCTCCGCCGTCGCTACAAGATCCAGGACGTGATCCATCGCCGCCAGGTGCTGCTCGTCCAGGTCGTCAAGGAGGAGCGCGGCAACAAGGGCGCGGCGCTGACCACGTACCTGAGCCTCGCCGGTCGCTACTGCGTGCTGATGCCGAACACGTCGCACGGCGGCGGCATTTCACGGAAGATCTCGAACGCGGGCGATCGCAAGCGCCTCAAGACGATCATGGCCGACATGCAGTTGCCACCCTCGATGGGCTGCATCGTCCGCACCGCGGGCCTCCAGCGCTCGAAGGTCGAGATCAAGCGCGACTTCGATTATCTCGCCCGCCTCTGGGACGGCATCCGCGAAGCCACGCTGAAAGCGTCGGCCCCCGCGCTCGTCTACGGCGACAGCGACCTGATCAAGCGTGCGATCCGCGACATCTACAACAAGGAAATCGAAGAGGTCATCGTCGAGGGCGAGGACGGCTATCGCCAGGCGCGCGAGTTCATGCGCCTGCTGATGCCGACGCACGCGCGGCGCATCAAGCATTACGCCGATCCCGTGCCGCTGTTCCAGCGCGCCGGCGTCGAGGATCAGCTTGCCGCGATGTACCACCCCGTCGTCCAGCTGAAGTCGGGCGGCTACCTCGTCATCAACCCGACCGAGGCGCTCGTCTCGATCGACATCAACTCCGGCCGGTCGACGCGCGAGCACAGCATCGAACAGACCGCGACCGCGACCAACCTCGAGGCGGCTCAGGAAATCGGCCGCCAGCTCCGCCTGCGCGACATGGCCGGGCTCGTCGTCATCGACTTCATCGACATGGATAACAATTCCAACGTCCGTAAGGTCGAGAAGGCGATGAAGGAGGCGCTCAAGAACGATCGCGCGCGCATCCAGATCGGCCGCATCTCGTCGTTCGGCCTCATGGAAATGAGCCGCCAGCGCCTGCGCACCGGCGTGCTCGAAGCATCCACGCGTGCCTGCCCGCATTGCGAGGGCACTGGCCTCGTTCGCACCGCGTCGTCGTCGGGCATCTCCGCGCTTCGCCTCATCGAGGACGAGGCCGCCCGTGGTCGCGGCTCGCTGCTCACCCTGCGCGCGAGCCAGGAAGCGGCCGTGTACATCCTCAACCGCAAGCGCGCCGACATCGCCGAGATCGAGGATCGCTACGGCGTGATCGTCGAGATCATCCCCGGCCAGGACGAGGAAGGCGCGCACATGACGGTCGAGGCCAGCGGCCCGCCGCCCGCGCACGCCCCGAAGTTCGTCCAGATCATCGAGGAAGACGAAGACGACCTCCCCGAGGAGATCGAGGACGAGATCGAGGAGGAAGAGGTCGAGGAGACCGAGGCCGAGCAGCCGCGTCGTCGTGAGGGGGGTCGTGAGCCCCGCGAAGGCAATGGCGAGCAGCGTGCGCCGCGTGAGAACGGTCGCGATGCGGACGGTGAAGGCGGCAAGAAGCGTCGTCGTCGTCGCGGTCGTCGCGGTCGTGCACGTCCGGGTGAGGAAGGTGCAGCAGAGGGCGTCAACGAGGACGGTACGTTCGAGGATGCCGACACCAACGTCGAGGAGATCGACGAGGTCGAGGGCGACATCGTCGAAGTCGGCGGTGGCGAAATGGTCTCGGCTGGTGCGCCATCCGAGCAGGCTAACGGCGCAGAGGGCGAAGGCCGCCGTCGTCGCGGTCGTCGGGGACGTCGTGGCGGTCGCCGCAACGAGCAGGGTTCGGAGAACGGCCAGTCGGTCTCCGTCAGCAGCATCGACGATGCCCAGCTGATCGCCGAGGCTCCCGAGCCGGAAGCGTATGAGCCGGTCGAGTCGACCTATGCCGAGCCGCCGTACGAACCGGCGTTCGAGCCGGTCGTCGAGGAAGCCCCGGTGGTGGAAGTCGCCGAGGGCCCGAAGATGCGCCGTCGTCCGCGTGCCCGTGCGGCAGCCGCAGCGGCGAACATTGCCGAGGCGGTCGCCGATGCAGCCCCCAAGGCACGCCGTGGTCGCAAGCCACGCGCGGTCGAAGCGGACGCCGAGACGGTTGCGCCGGAGCCAGTGGTTCCGGAGCCGATCGTTCCGGAGCCCGTCGCGGCCGAGCCGGCTGCACCGAAGCCCGGTCGTCGCCGCCGCGAAGCGGTCGCAGAGGCGACGATGGACGAGGTGAGCGCAACGCCCGCCGAGACCATCGAGGCGTCGGCGCCCAAGCCCAAGCGTGCACGTCGCAAGGCGTCGGACGCGGTGGTCGAAGCCCCAGCGGTTGAAGAGGCGGTCGTCGAGGAAGCCCCCGTCAAGGTCGCCAAGCCCCGCGGTCGCCCACGGAAGACGCCGATCGTCGAAGCCGGCGACGCTGCGCCGACCAGCGAGCCCCTCGCCGAGCCGATCGCAACCACCCCGCCCAAGGCCGAAGTCCAGCCCCAGGACGTCGCGACCCCCCGTACCGATGACGGCGCCAACGACGACCCCGACGGCGCCCCCCGTCGCGGCTGGTGGCAGCGCACCTTCGGCTAA